The Symphalangus syndactylus isolate Jambi chromosome 23, NHGRI_mSymSyn1-v2.1_pri, whole genome shotgun sequence genome has a window encoding:
- the LOC129473817 gene encoding patr class I histocompatibility antigen, CH28 alpha chain isoform X10 gives MAPRTLLLLLSGALAVTETWAGSHSLRYFSTAVSRPGRGEPRYIAVEYVDDTQFLRFDSDAAIPRMEPRAQWVEQEGPQYWERTTGYAKANAQTDRVALRNLLRRYNQSEAGSHTLQGMNGCDMGPDGRLLRGYHQHAYDGRDYISLNEDLRSWTAADTVAQITQRFYEAEEYAEEFRTYLEGECLELLRRYLEKGKETLQRADPPKAHVARHPISDHEATLRCWALGFYPAEITLTWQRDGEEQTQDTELVETRPAGDGTFQKWAAVVVPSGEEQRYTCHVQHEGLPEPLTLRWEQSPQPTIPIAGIVAGLVVLGAVVTGAVVAAVMWRKKSSGREGGSYSQAASKDSAQGSGVSLTANKGDTPGQGP, from the exons ATGGCGCCCCGAACCCTCCTCCTGCTGCTCTCAGGGGCCCTGGCCGTGACCGAGACCTGGGCGG GCTCCCACTCCTTGAGGTATTTCAGCACCGCTGTGTCGCGGCCCGGCCGCGGGGAGCCCCGGTACATCGCCGTGGAGTACGTGGACGACACGCAGTTCCTGCGGTTCGACAGCGATGCCGCGATTCCGAGGATGGAGCCGCGGGCGCAGTGGGTGGAGCAAGAGGGGCCGCAGTACTGGGAGCGGACCACAGGGTACGCCAAGGCCAACGCACAGACTGACCGAGTGGCCCTGAGGAACCTGCTCCGCCGCTACAACCAGAGCGAGGCGG GGTCTCACACCCTCCAGGGAATGAATGGCTGCGACATGGGGCCCGACGGACGCCTCCTCCGCGGGTATCACCAGCACGCGTACGACGGCAGGGATTACATCTCCCTGAACGAGGACCTGCGCTCCTGGACCGCGGCGGACACCGTGGCTCAGATCACCCAGCGCTTCTATGAGGCAGAGGAATATGCAGAGGAGTTCAGGACCTACCTGGAGGGCGAGTGTCTGGAGTTGCTCCGCAGATAcctggagaaggggaaggagacgCTACAGCGCGCAG ATCCTCCAAAAGCACACGTTGCCCGCCACCCCATCTCCGACCATGAGGCCACCCTGaggtgctgggccctgggcttCTACCCTGCGGAGATCACACTGACCTGGCAGCGGGATGGGGAGGAACAGACCCAGGACACAGAGCTTGTGGAGACAAGGCCTGCAGGGGATGGAACCTTCCAGAAGTGGGCCGCTGTGGTGGTGCCTTCTGGAGAGGAACAGAGATACACATGCCATGTGCAGCACGAGGGGCTGCCCGAGCCCCTCACTCTGAGATGGG aGCAGTCTCCCCAGCCCACCATCCCCATCGCGGGCATCGTTGCTGGCCTTGTTGTCCTTGGAGCTGTAGTCACTGGAGCTGTGGTCGCTGCTGTGATGTGGAGGAAGAAGAGCTCAGGTAGGGAAGGG G GGAGCTACTCTCAGGCTGCAAGCAAG GACAGTGCCCAGGGCTCTGGTGTGTCTCTCACAGCTAATAAAGGTGACACTCCAGGGCAGGGGCCCTGA
- the LOC129473817 gene encoding patr class I histocompatibility antigen, CH28 alpha chain isoform X9 has protein sequence MAPRTLLLLLSGALAVTETWAGSHSLRYFSTAVSRPGRGEPRYIAVEYVDDTQFLRFDSDAAIPRMEPRAQWVEQEGPQYWERTTGYAKANAQTDRVALRNLLRRYNQSEAGSHTLQGMNGCDMGPDGRLLRGYHQHAYDGRDYISLNEDLRSWTAADTVAQITQRFYEAEEYAEEFRTYLEGECLELLRRYLEKGKETLQRADPPKAHVARHPISDHEATLRCWALGFYPAEITLTWQRDGEEQTQDTELVETRPAGDGTFQKWAAVVVPSGEEQRYTCHVQHEGLPEPLTLRWEQSPQPTIPIAGIVAGLVVLGAVVTGAVVAAVMWRKKSSIIDSAQGSGVSLTANKGDTPGQGP, from the exons ATGGCGCCCCGAACCCTCCTCCTGCTGCTCTCAGGGGCCCTGGCCGTGACCGAGACCTGGGCGG GCTCCCACTCCTTGAGGTATTTCAGCACCGCTGTGTCGCGGCCCGGCCGCGGGGAGCCCCGGTACATCGCCGTGGAGTACGTGGACGACACGCAGTTCCTGCGGTTCGACAGCGATGCCGCGATTCCGAGGATGGAGCCGCGGGCGCAGTGGGTGGAGCAAGAGGGGCCGCAGTACTGGGAGCGGACCACAGGGTACGCCAAGGCCAACGCACAGACTGACCGAGTGGCCCTGAGGAACCTGCTCCGCCGCTACAACCAGAGCGAGGCGG GGTCTCACACCCTCCAGGGAATGAATGGCTGCGACATGGGGCCCGACGGACGCCTCCTCCGCGGGTATCACCAGCACGCGTACGACGGCAGGGATTACATCTCCCTGAACGAGGACCTGCGCTCCTGGACCGCGGCGGACACCGTGGCTCAGATCACCCAGCGCTTCTATGAGGCAGAGGAATATGCAGAGGAGTTCAGGACCTACCTGGAGGGCGAGTGTCTGGAGTTGCTCCGCAGATAcctggagaaggggaaggagacgCTACAGCGCGCAG ATCCTCCAAAAGCACACGTTGCCCGCCACCCCATCTCCGACCATGAGGCCACCCTGaggtgctgggccctgggcttCTACCCTGCGGAGATCACACTGACCTGGCAGCGGGATGGGGAGGAACAGACCCAGGACACAGAGCTTGTGGAGACAAGGCCTGCAGGGGATGGAACCTTCCAGAAGTGGGCCGCTGTGGTGGTGCCTTCTGGAGAGGAACAGAGATACACATGCCATGTGCAGCACGAGGGGCTGCCCGAGCCCCTCACTCTGAGATGGG aGCAGTCTCCCCAGCCCACCATCCCCATCGCGGGCATCGTTGCTGGCCTTGTTGTCCTTGGAGCTGTAGTCACTGGAGCTGTGGTCGCTGCTGTGATGTGGAGGAAGAAGAGCT CAATCATTGACAGTGCCCAGGGCTCTGGTGTGTCTCTCACAGCTAATAAAGGTGACACTCCAGGGCAGGGGCCCTGA
- the LOC129473817 gene encoding patr class I histocompatibility antigen, CH28 alpha chain isoform X3: MAPRTLLLLLSGALAVTETWAGSHSLRYFSTAVSRPGRGEPRYIAVEYVDDTQFLRFDSDAAIPRMEPRAQWVEQEGPQYWERTTGYAKANAQTDRVALRNLLRRYNQSEAGSHTLQGMNGCDMGPDGRLLRGYHQHAYDGRDYISLNEDLRSWTAADTVAQITQRFYEAEEYAEEFRTYLEGECLELLRRYLEKGKETLQRADPPKAHVARHPISDHEATLRCWALGFYPAEITLTWQRDGEEQTQDTELVETRPAGDGTFQKWAAVVVPSGEEQRYTCHVQHEGLPEPLTLRWEQSPQPTIPIAGIVAGLVVLGAVVTGAVVAAVMWRKKSSDRNRGSYSQAAIIDSAQGSGVSLTANKGDTPGQGP; the protein is encoded by the exons ATGGCGCCCCGAACCCTCCTCCTGCTGCTCTCAGGGGCCCTGGCCGTGACCGAGACCTGGGCGG GCTCCCACTCCTTGAGGTATTTCAGCACCGCTGTGTCGCGGCCCGGCCGCGGGGAGCCCCGGTACATCGCCGTGGAGTACGTGGACGACACGCAGTTCCTGCGGTTCGACAGCGATGCCGCGATTCCGAGGATGGAGCCGCGGGCGCAGTGGGTGGAGCAAGAGGGGCCGCAGTACTGGGAGCGGACCACAGGGTACGCCAAGGCCAACGCACAGACTGACCGAGTGGCCCTGAGGAACCTGCTCCGCCGCTACAACCAGAGCGAGGCGG GGTCTCACACCCTCCAGGGAATGAATGGCTGCGACATGGGGCCCGACGGACGCCTCCTCCGCGGGTATCACCAGCACGCGTACGACGGCAGGGATTACATCTCCCTGAACGAGGACCTGCGCTCCTGGACCGCGGCGGACACCGTGGCTCAGATCACCCAGCGCTTCTATGAGGCAGAGGAATATGCAGAGGAGTTCAGGACCTACCTGGAGGGCGAGTGTCTGGAGTTGCTCCGCAGATAcctggagaaggggaaggagacgCTACAGCGCGCAG ATCCTCCAAAAGCACACGTTGCCCGCCACCCCATCTCCGACCATGAGGCCACCCTGaggtgctgggccctgggcttCTACCCTGCGGAGATCACACTGACCTGGCAGCGGGATGGGGAGGAACAGACCCAGGACACAGAGCTTGTGGAGACAAGGCCTGCAGGGGATGGAACCTTCCAGAAGTGGGCCGCTGTGGTGGTGCCTTCTGGAGAGGAACAGAGATACACATGCCATGTGCAGCACGAGGGGCTGCCCGAGCCCCTCACTCTGAGATGGG aGCAGTCTCCCCAGCCCACCATCCCCATCGCGGGCATCGTTGCTGGCCTTGTTGTCCTTGGAGCTGTAGTCACTGGAGCTGTGGTCGCTGCTGTGATGTGGAGGAAGAAGAGCTCAG ATAGAAACAGAGGGAGCTACTCTCAGGCTG CAATCATTGACAGTGCCCAGGGCTCTGGTGTGTCTCTCACAGCTAATAAAGGTGACACTCCAGGGCAGGGGCCCTGA
- the LOC129473817 gene encoding patr class I histocompatibility antigen, CH28 alpha chain isoform X5: protein MAPRTLLLLLSGALAVTETWAGSHSLRYFSTAVSRPGRGEPRYIAVEYVDDTQFLRFDSDAAIPRMEPRAQWVEQEGPQYWERTTGYAKANAQTDRVALRNLLRRYNQSEAGSHTLQGMNGCDMGPDGRLLRGYHQHAYDGRDYISLNEDLRSWTAADTVAQITQRFYEAEEYAEEFRTYLEGECLELLRRYLEKGKETLQRADPPKAHVARHPISDHEATLRCWALGFYPAEITLTWQRDGEEQTQDTELVETRPAGDGTFQKWAAVVVPSGEEQRYTCHVQHEGLPEPLTLRWEQSPQPTIPIAGIVAGLVVLGAVVTGAVVAAVMWRKKSSGREGVRNRNRGSYSQAASNDSAQGSGVSLTANKGDTPGQGP from the exons ATGGCGCCCCGAACCCTCCTCCTGCTGCTCTCAGGGGCCCTGGCCGTGACCGAGACCTGGGCGG GCTCCCACTCCTTGAGGTATTTCAGCACCGCTGTGTCGCGGCCCGGCCGCGGGGAGCCCCGGTACATCGCCGTGGAGTACGTGGACGACACGCAGTTCCTGCGGTTCGACAGCGATGCCGCGATTCCGAGGATGGAGCCGCGGGCGCAGTGGGTGGAGCAAGAGGGGCCGCAGTACTGGGAGCGGACCACAGGGTACGCCAAGGCCAACGCACAGACTGACCGAGTGGCCCTGAGGAACCTGCTCCGCCGCTACAACCAGAGCGAGGCGG GGTCTCACACCCTCCAGGGAATGAATGGCTGCGACATGGGGCCCGACGGACGCCTCCTCCGCGGGTATCACCAGCACGCGTACGACGGCAGGGATTACATCTCCCTGAACGAGGACCTGCGCTCCTGGACCGCGGCGGACACCGTGGCTCAGATCACCCAGCGCTTCTATGAGGCAGAGGAATATGCAGAGGAGTTCAGGACCTACCTGGAGGGCGAGTGTCTGGAGTTGCTCCGCAGATAcctggagaaggggaaggagacgCTACAGCGCGCAG ATCCTCCAAAAGCACACGTTGCCCGCCACCCCATCTCCGACCATGAGGCCACCCTGaggtgctgggccctgggcttCTACCCTGCGGAGATCACACTGACCTGGCAGCGGGATGGGGAGGAACAGACCCAGGACACAGAGCTTGTGGAGACAAGGCCTGCAGGGGATGGAACCTTCCAGAAGTGGGCCGCTGTGGTGGTGCCTTCTGGAGAGGAACAGAGATACACATGCCATGTGCAGCACGAGGGGCTGCCCGAGCCCCTCACTCTGAGATGGG aGCAGTCTCCCCAGCCCACCATCCCCATCGCGGGCATCGTTGCTGGCCTTGTTGTCCTTGGAGCTGTAGTCACTGGAGCTGTGGTCGCTGCTGTGATGTGGAGGAAGAAGAGCTCAGGTAGGGAAGGGGTGAGGA ATAGAAACAGAGGGAGCTACTCTCAGGCTGCAAGCAA TGACAGTGCCCAGGGCTCTGGTGTGTCTCTCACAGCTAATAAAGGTGACACTCCAGGGCAGGGGCCCTGA
- the LOC129473817 gene encoding patr class I histocompatibility antigen, CH28 alpha chain isoform X8: MAPRTLLLLLSGALAVTETWAGSHSLRYFSTAVSRPGRGEPRYIAVEYVDDTQFLRFDSDAAIPRMEPRAQWVEQEGPQYWERTTGYAKANAQTDRVALRNLLRRYNQSEAGSHTLQGMNGCDMGPDGRLLRGYHQHAYDGRDYISLNEDLRSWTAADTVAQITQRFYEAEEYAEEFRTYLEGECLELLRRYLEKGKETLQRADPPKAHVARHPISDHEATLRCWALGFYPAEITLTWQRDGEEQTQDTELVETRPAGDGTFQKWAAVVVPSGEEQRYTCHVQHEGLPEPLTLRWEQSPQPTIPIAGIVAGLVVLGAVVTGAVVAAVMWRKKSSGSDSAQGSGVSLTANKGDTPGQGP, translated from the exons ATGGCGCCCCGAACCCTCCTCCTGCTGCTCTCAGGGGCCCTGGCCGTGACCGAGACCTGGGCGG GCTCCCACTCCTTGAGGTATTTCAGCACCGCTGTGTCGCGGCCCGGCCGCGGGGAGCCCCGGTACATCGCCGTGGAGTACGTGGACGACACGCAGTTCCTGCGGTTCGACAGCGATGCCGCGATTCCGAGGATGGAGCCGCGGGCGCAGTGGGTGGAGCAAGAGGGGCCGCAGTACTGGGAGCGGACCACAGGGTACGCCAAGGCCAACGCACAGACTGACCGAGTGGCCCTGAGGAACCTGCTCCGCCGCTACAACCAGAGCGAGGCGG GGTCTCACACCCTCCAGGGAATGAATGGCTGCGACATGGGGCCCGACGGACGCCTCCTCCGCGGGTATCACCAGCACGCGTACGACGGCAGGGATTACATCTCCCTGAACGAGGACCTGCGCTCCTGGACCGCGGCGGACACCGTGGCTCAGATCACCCAGCGCTTCTATGAGGCAGAGGAATATGCAGAGGAGTTCAGGACCTACCTGGAGGGCGAGTGTCTGGAGTTGCTCCGCAGATAcctggagaaggggaaggagacgCTACAGCGCGCAG ATCCTCCAAAAGCACACGTTGCCCGCCACCCCATCTCCGACCATGAGGCCACCCTGaggtgctgggccctgggcttCTACCCTGCGGAGATCACACTGACCTGGCAGCGGGATGGGGAGGAACAGACCCAGGACACAGAGCTTGTGGAGACAAGGCCTGCAGGGGATGGAACCTTCCAGAAGTGGGCCGCTGTGGTGGTGCCTTCTGGAGAGGAACAGAGATACACATGCCATGTGCAGCACGAGGGGCTGCCCGAGCCCCTCACTCTGAGATGGG aGCAGTCTCCCCAGCCCACCATCCCCATCGCGGGCATCGTTGCTGGCCTTGTTGTCCTTGGAGCTGTAGTCACTGGAGCTGTGGTCGCTGCTGTGATGTGGAGGAAGAAGAGCTCAGGTAG TGACAGTGCCCAGGGCTCTGGTGTGTCTCTCACAGCTAATAAAGGTGACACTCCAGGGCAGGGGCCCTGA
- the LOC129473817 gene encoding patr class I histocompatibility antigen, CH28 alpha chain isoform X7, with translation MAPRTLLLLLSGALAVTETWAGSHSLRYFSTAVSRPGRGEPRYIAVEYVDDTQFLRFDSDAAIPRMEPRAQWVEQEGPQYWERTTGYAKANAQTDRVALRNLLRRYNQSEAGSHTLQGMNGCDMGPDGRLLRGYHQHAYDGRDYISLNEDLRSWTAADTVAQITQRFYEAEEYAEEFRTYLEGECLELLRRYLEKGKETLQRADPPKAHVARHPISDHEATLRCWALGFYPAEITLTWQRDGEEQTQDTELVETRPAGDGTFQKWAAVVVPSGEEQRYTCHVQHEGLPEPLTLRWEQSPQPTIPIAGIVAGLVVLGAVVTGAVVAAVMWRKKSSGRGGSYSQAASNDSAQGSGVSLTANKGDTPGQGP, from the exons ATGGCGCCCCGAACCCTCCTCCTGCTGCTCTCAGGGGCCCTGGCCGTGACCGAGACCTGGGCGG GCTCCCACTCCTTGAGGTATTTCAGCACCGCTGTGTCGCGGCCCGGCCGCGGGGAGCCCCGGTACATCGCCGTGGAGTACGTGGACGACACGCAGTTCCTGCGGTTCGACAGCGATGCCGCGATTCCGAGGATGGAGCCGCGGGCGCAGTGGGTGGAGCAAGAGGGGCCGCAGTACTGGGAGCGGACCACAGGGTACGCCAAGGCCAACGCACAGACTGACCGAGTGGCCCTGAGGAACCTGCTCCGCCGCTACAACCAGAGCGAGGCGG GGTCTCACACCCTCCAGGGAATGAATGGCTGCGACATGGGGCCCGACGGACGCCTCCTCCGCGGGTATCACCAGCACGCGTACGACGGCAGGGATTACATCTCCCTGAACGAGGACCTGCGCTCCTGGACCGCGGCGGACACCGTGGCTCAGATCACCCAGCGCTTCTATGAGGCAGAGGAATATGCAGAGGAGTTCAGGACCTACCTGGAGGGCGAGTGTCTGGAGTTGCTCCGCAGATAcctggagaaggggaaggagacgCTACAGCGCGCAG ATCCTCCAAAAGCACACGTTGCCCGCCACCCCATCTCCGACCATGAGGCCACCCTGaggtgctgggccctgggcttCTACCCTGCGGAGATCACACTGACCTGGCAGCGGGATGGGGAGGAACAGACCCAGGACACAGAGCTTGTGGAGACAAGGCCTGCAGGGGATGGAACCTTCCAGAAGTGGGCCGCTGTGGTGGTGCCTTCTGGAGAGGAACAGAGATACACATGCCATGTGCAGCACGAGGGGCTGCCCGAGCCCCTCACTCTGAGATGGG aGCAGTCTCCCCAGCCCACCATCCCCATCGCGGGCATCGTTGCTGGCCTTGTTGTCCTTGGAGCTGTAGTCACTGGAGCTGTGGTCGCTGCTGTGATGTGGAGGAAGAAGAGCTCAGGTAGGG GAGGGAGCTACTCTCAGGCTGCAAGCAA TGACAGTGCCCAGGGCTCTGGTGTGTCTCTCACAGCTAATAAAGGTGACACTCCAGGGCAGGGGCCCTGA
- the LOC129473817 gene encoding patr class I histocompatibility antigen, CH28 alpha chain isoform X6, producing MAPRTLLLLLSGALAVTETWAGSHSLRYFSTAVSRPGRGEPRYIAVEYVDDTQFLRFDSDAAIPRMEPRAQWVEQEGPQYWERTTGYAKANAQTDRVALRNLLRRYNQSEAGSHTLQGMNGCDMGPDGRLLRGYHQHAYDGRDYISLNEDLRSWTAADTVAQITQRFYEAEEYAEEFRTYLEGECLELLRRYLEKGKETLQRADPPKAHVARHPISDHEATLRCWALGFYPAEITLTWQRDGEEQTQDTELVETRPAGDGTFQKWAAVVVPSGEEQRYTCHVQHEGLPEPLTLRWEQSPQPTIPIAGIVAGLVVLGAVVTGAVVAAVMWRKKSSGREGVRRSYSQAASNDSAQGSGVSLTANKGDTPGQGP from the exons ATGGCGCCCCGAACCCTCCTCCTGCTGCTCTCAGGGGCCCTGGCCGTGACCGAGACCTGGGCGG GCTCCCACTCCTTGAGGTATTTCAGCACCGCTGTGTCGCGGCCCGGCCGCGGGGAGCCCCGGTACATCGCCGTGGAGTACGTGGACGACACGCAGTTCCTGCGGTTCGACAGCGATGCCGCGATTCCGAGGATGGAGCCGCGGGCGCAGTGGGTGGAGCAAGAGGGGCCGCAGTACTGGGAGCGGACCACAGGGTACGCCAAGGCCAACGCACAGACTGACCGAGTGGCCCTGAGGAACCTGCTCCGCCGCTACAACCAGAGCGAGGCGG GGTCTCACACCCTCCAGGGAATGAATGGCTGCGACATGGGGCCCGACGGACGCCTCCTCCGCGGGTATCACCAGCACGCGTACGACGGCAGGGATTACATCTCCCTGAACGAGGACCTGCGCTCCTGGACCGCGGCGGACACCGTGGCTCAGATCACCCAGCGCTTCTATGAGGCAGAGGAATATGCAGAGGAGTTCAGGACCTACCTGGAGGGCGAGTGTCTGGAGTTGCTCCGCAGATAcctggagaaggggaaggagacgCTACAGCGCGCAG ATCCTCCAAAAGCACACGTTGCCCGCCACCCCATCTCCGACCATGAGGCCACCCTGaggtgctgggccctgggcttCTACCCTGCGGAGATCACACTGACCTGGCAGCGGGATGGGGAGGAACAGACCCAGGACACAGAGCTTGTGGAGACAAGGCCTGCAGGGGATGGAACCTTCCAGAAGTGGGCCGCTGTGGTGGTGCCTTCTGGAGAGGAACAGAGATACACATGCCATGTGCAGCACGAGGGGCTGCCCGAGCCCCTCACTCTGAGATGGG aGCAGTCTCCCCAGCCCACCATCCCCATCGCGGGCATCGTTGCTGGCCTTGTTGTCCTTGGAGCTGTAGTCACTGGAGCTGTGGTCGCTGCTGTGATGTGGAGGAAGAAGAGCTCAGGTAGGGAAGGGGTGAGGA GGAGCTACTCTCAGGCTGCAAGCAA TGACAGTGCCCAGGGCTCTGGTGTGTCTCTCACAGCTAATAAAGGTGACACTCCAGGGCAGGGGCCCTGA
- the LOC129473817 gene encoding patr class I histocompatibility antigen, CH28 alpha chain isoform X2: protein MAPRTLLLLLSGALAVTETWAGSHSLRYFSTAVSRPGRGEPRYIAVEYVDDTQFLRFDSDAAIPRMEPRAQWVEQEGPQYWERTTGYAKANAQTDRVALRNLLRRYNQSEAGSHTLQGMNGCDMGPDGRLLRGYHQHAYDGRDYISLNEDLRSWTAADTVAQITQRFYEAEEYAEEFRTYLEGECLELLRRYLEKGKETLQRADPPKAHVARHPISDHEATLRCWALGFYPAEITLTWQRDGEEQTQDTELVETRPAGDGTFQKWAAVVVPSGEEQRYTCHVQHEGLPEPLTLRWEQSPQPTIPIAGIVAGLVVLGAVVTGAVVAAVMWRKKSSDRNRGSYSQAASKDSAQGSGVSLTANKGDTPGQGP from the exons ATGGCGCCCCGAACCCTCCTCCTGCTGCTCTCAGGGGCCCTGGCCGTGACCGAGACCTGGGCGG GCTCCCACTCCTTGAGGTATTTCAGCACCGCTGTGTCGCGGCCCGGCCGCGGGGAGCCCCGGTACATCGCCGTGGAGTACGTGGACGACACGCAGTTCCTGCGGTTCGACAGCGATGCCGCGATTCCGAGGATGGAGCCGCGGGCGCAGTGGGTGGAGCAAGAGGGGCCGCAGTACTGGGAGCGGACCACAGGGTACGCCAAGGCCAACGCACAGACTGACCGAGTGGCCCTGAGGAACCTGCTCCGCCGCTACAACCAGAGCGAGGCGG GGTCTCACACCCTCCAGGGAATGAATGGCTGCGACATGGGGCCCGACGGACGCCTCCTCCGCGGGTATCACCAGCACGCGTACGACGGCAGGGATTACATCTCCCTGAACGAGGACCTGCGCTCCTGGACCGCGGCGGACACCGTGGCTCAGATCACCCAGCGCTTCTATGAGGCAGAGGAATATGCAGAGGAGTTCAGGACCTACCTGGAGGGCGAGTGTCTGGAGTTGCTCCGCAGATAcctggagaaggggaaggagacgCTACAGCGCGCAG ATCCTCCAAAAGCACACGTTGCCCGCCACCCCATCTCCGACCATGAGGCCACCCTGaggtgctgggccctgggcttCTACCCTGCGGAGATCACACTGACCTGGCAGCGGGATGGGGAGGAACAGACCCAGGACACAGAGCTTGTGGAGACAAGGCCTGCAGGGGATGGAACCTTCCAGAAGTGGGCCGCTGTGGTGGTGCCTTCTGGAGAGGAACAGAGATACACATGCCATGTGCAGCACGAGGGGCTGCCCGAGCCCCTCACTCTGAGATGGG aGCAGTCTCCCCAGCCCACCATCCCCATCGCGGGCATCGTTGCTGGCCTTGTTGTCCTTGGAGCTGTAGTCACTGGAGCTGTGGTCGCTGCTGTGATGTGGAGGAAGAAGAGCTCAG ATAGAAACAGAGGGAGCTACTCTCAGGCTGCAAGCAAG GACAGTGCCCAGGGCTCTGGTGTGTCTCTCACAGCTAATAAAGGTGACACTCCAGGGCAGGGGCCCTGA
- the LOC129473817 gene encoding patr class I histocompatibility antigen, CH28 alpha chain isoform X4, whose amino-acid sequence MAPRTLLLLLSGALAVTETWAGSHSLRYFSTAVSRPGRGEPRYIAVEYVDDTQFLRFDSDAAIPRMEPRAQWVEQEGPQYWERTTGYAKANAQTDRVALRNLLRRYNQSEAGSHTLQGMNGCDMGPDGRLLRGYHQHAYDGRDYISLNEDLRSWTAADTVAQITQRFYEAEEYAEEFRTYLEGECLELLRRYLEKGKETLQRADPPKAHVARHPISDHEATLRCWALGFYPAEITLTWQRDGEEQTQDTELVETRPAGDGTFQKWAAVVVPSGEEQRYTCHVQHEGLPEPLTLRWEQSPQPTIPIAGIVAGLVVLGAVVTGAVVAAVMWRKKSSGREGVSFGSTPIIDSAQGSGVSLTANKGDTPGQGP is encoded by the exons ATGGCGCCCCGAACCCTCCTCCTGCTGCTCTCAGGGGCCCTGGCCGTGACCGAGACCTGGGCGG GCTCCCACTCCTTGAGGTATTTCAGCACCGCTGTGTCGCGGCCCGGCCGCGGGGAGCCCCGGTACATCGCCGTGGAGTACGTGGACGACACGCAGTTCCTGCGGTTCGACAGCGATGCCGCGATTCCGAGGATGGAGCCGCGGGCGCAGTGGGTGGAGCAAGAGGGGCCGCAGTACTGGGAGCGGACCACAGGGTACGCCAAGGCCAACGCACAGACTGACCGAGTGGCCCTGAGGAACCTGCTCCGCCGCTACAACCAGAGCGAGGCGG GGTCTCACACCCTCCAGGGAATGAATGGCTGCGACATGGGGCCCGACGGACGCCTCCTCCGCGGGTATCACCAGCACGCGTACGACGGCAGGGATTACATCTCCCTGAACGAGGACCTGCGCTCCTGGACCGCGGCGGACACCGTGGCTCAGATCACCCAGCGCTTCTATGAGGCAGAGGAATATGCAGAGGAGTTCAGGACCTACCTGGAGGGCGAGTGTCTGGAGTTGCTCCGCAGATAcctggagaaggggaaggagacgCTACAGCGCGCAG ATCCTCCAAAAGCACACGTTGCCCGCCACCCCATCTCCGACCATGAGGCCACCCTGaggtgctgggccctgggcttCTACCCTGCGGAGATCACACTGACCTGGCAGCGGGATGGGGAGGAACAGACCCAGGACACAGAGCTTGTGGAGACAAGGCCTGCAGGGGATGGAACCTTCCAGAAGTGGGCCGCTGTGGTGGTGCCTTCTGGAGAGGAACAGAGATACACATGCCATGTGCAGCACGAGGGGCTGCCCGAGCCCCTCACTCTGAGATGGG aGCAGTCTCCCCAGCCCACCATCCCCATCGCGGGCATCGTTGCTGGCCTTGTTGTCCTTGGAGCTGTAGTCACTGGAGCTGTGGTCGCTGCTGTGATGTGGAGGAAGAAGAGCTCAGGTAGGGAAGGGGTGA GTTTTGGTTCTACTCCAATCATTGACAGTGCCCAGGGCTCTGGTGTGTCTCTCACAGCTAATAAAGGTGACACTCCAGGGCAGGGGCCCTGA